One window of Flexistipes sp. genomic DNA carries:
- the hisS gene encoding histidine--tRNA ligase → MFRKVRGFRDIYGEEIGYWRKIEKVIYSLSESFGYSEYKMPVLEKAEVFDRGIGSTTDIVEKEMFAFEDRNGDLLALRPEGTAGVVRGVVENKLYAASGVKKYYYYGPMFRRERPQKGRYRQFYQYGVEAFGSASPLVDAEVIQLLCSFFDKCGIGEFLRLEINSIGCPECRPGYKNKLIEYFSKYEKELCEDCKRRLNTNPLRILDCKVPGCKKVASDAPVMIDYLCSECWEHFDSVKYYLEISGINYDVNPFMVRGLDYYVRTAFEMITDKFEANSTVGAGGRYDGLVKQLGGPDYPGIGFAVGIDRLVNLIKEAGLTYEETLDIFMVMFPETVDAGLKLLKSLRDENWGVDMDFELGSMKSQMKKANRSQASYVVILGEEELGKNAVTLKNMTDGEQQLVLLDELKNILSQKL, encoded by the coding sequence TTGTTTAGAAAGGTCAGAGGCTTCAGGGATATTTACGGCGAAGAGATCGGTTACTGGAGAAAAATTGAAAAAGTTATTTATTCTCTTTCCGAGTCGTTCGGCTACAGCGAATATAAGATGCCGGTGCTTGAAAAGGCGGAAGTTTTTGACAGGGGTATAGGCAGTACAACTGATATTGTAGAAAAGGAAATGTTTGCTTTCGAAGACAGAAATGGTGATCTTCTTGCACTGAGACCTGAAGGTACGGCCGGTGTGGTTCGCGGTGTAGTTGAAAATAAGCTTTATGCGGCAAGTGGAGTTAAGAAGTATTATTACTACGGTCCCATGTTTCGCAGAGAGAGGCCTCAAAAGGGTCGTTACAGACAATTTTACCAGTACGGGGTAGAAGCTTTCGGCTCGGCATCTCCTCTTGTTGATGCCGAAGTTATACAGCTTTTGTGCTCCTTTTTTGACAAATGCGGAATAGGGGAGTTTTTGCGTCTTGAAATTAATTCTATTGGTTGTCCGGAATGTCGCCCGGGTTATAAAAATAAATTGATTGAATATTTTTCAAAATATGAAAAGGAATTGTGCGAGGACTGCAAAAGAAGGCTAAATACAAATCCTTTGAGAATACTGGATTGTAAAGTTCCAGGATGTAAAAAGGTTGCATCTGATGCACCGGTGATGATTGATTATCTGTGTTCTGAGTGTTGGGAACATTTTGACAGTGTGAAGTATTATCTGGAGATATCAGGCATAAATTATGATGTCAATCCTTTCATGGTAAGAGGACTTGATTATTATGTGCGGACGGCTTTTGAGATGATAACCGATAAGTTTGAAGCTAACAGTACTGTTGGAGCCGGAGGCAGGTATGACGGATTGGTAAAACAGCTGGGAGGGCCGGATTATCCCGGCATAGGTTTTGCCGTCGGAATAGACAGGTTGGTTAATCTGATCAAAGAAGCCGGGCTGACTTACGAAGAGACCCTTGATATTTTTATGGTGATGTTTCCTGAAACAGTTGATGCCGGACTGAAACTTTTGAAAAGTCTCAGAGATGAAAACTGGGGCGTTGATATGGATTTTGAGCTGGGCTCCATGAAATCCCAGATGAAGAAAGCCAACAGATCACAGGCTTCCTATGTGGTTATTTTGGGAGAGGAAGAGCTCGGGAAAAATGCCGTTACATTGAAAAATATGACTGATGGAGAACAACAGCTTGTCTTGCTGGATGAGTTGAAAAATATTTTATCGCAAAAACTTTAA